The following proteins are co-located in the Spea bombifrons isolate aSpeBom1 chromosome 3, aSpeBom1.2.pri, whole genome shotgun sequence genome:
- the EIF2B4 gene encoding translation initiation factor eIF-2B subunit delta isoform X2 codes for MCPPAAGLRCVLAEISDRESRGGENKAAGMEASERGGSKVKKTEHHHVKVDGPELSKEEKLRLRKEKKQQKKNKEKSPAEPTKDAPKVASTLPHTQPATPPATLPTNVAPPAGAAVEVPAGGGKSKSELRAERRAKQEAERAHKQQKKTEVGPVPGQNKVKTAPVEVKRLPERVQVDDPAAQKKLAKKLERQQVPLRQDYGAKVSMFSHLHQYSRRIPLTQQMSIPSSVIHPAVVRLGLQYSQGIISGSNSRCIALLHCFKQVIRDYSTPPHEELSRDLVNKLKPYISFLSQCRPLSASMGNAIKCIKKEILNTSSSWAEDEAKATLLSYIDRYIREKIHLAAQAISKYASEKISQDDVILVYGCSSLVTFTLCEAHKNGKSFRVIVADSRPRLEGRETLRRLVSCGVHCTYILIAAISYILPEVSKVFLGAHALLANGYVMSRVGTSQIALLAKAHNVPVLVCCETYKFCEKVQTDSFVSNELDDPDDLILSRKGRCPLKQWEKNPSLRLLNLVYDVTPPDLVDLVITDLGMIPCTSVPVVLRVKSGEQ; via the exons ATGTGTCCTCCGGCCGCGGGGCTGCGCTGTGTGCTCGCGGAGATCAGTGACAGGGAGTCCCGGGGAGGAGAAAACAAGGCAGCAGGCATGGAGGCCTCCGAACGCG GAGGCAGTAAAGTGAAGAAGACAGAGCATCACCATGTGAAG GTGGACGGTCCAGAGCTGTCCAAGGAGGAGAAGCTTCGCCTtcgaaaagaaaagaaacagcagaaaaagaaCAAGGAAAAAAGCCCAGCTGAGCCTACCAAGGATGCTCCAAAGGTTGCAAGCACGTTACCGC ATACCCAGCCCGCCACCCCccctgccactctgcccaccaaTGTGGCGCCACCTGCAGGTGCAGCGGTTGAGGTGCCTGCTGGAGGAGGGAAGAGTAAGTCGGAGCTGCGAGCCGAGCGGCGGGCCAAGCAAGAGGCAGAGCGTGCGCATAAGCAACAGAAGAAGACAGAGGTCGGCCCGGTGCCGGGGCAGAACAAGGTCAAGACGGCACCAGTTGAAG TAAAGCGTCTTCCTGAACGCGTCCAAGTGGATGACCCGGCGGCACAGAAGAAGCTGGCAAAGAAACTGGAACGTCAGCAG GTTCCTCTCCGCCAGGACTACGGGGCCAAGGTCAGCATGTTCTCCCATCTCCACCAGTACAGCCGGAGGATTCCTCTCACGCAGCAGATGAG TATCCCGTCTTCCGTGATACACCCGGCGGTGGTCCGACTCGGCCTGCAGTACTCTCAGGGAATCATCAGCGGCTCCAACTCTCGCTGCATTGCGCTGCTGCACTGCTTCAAACAG GTCATTCGGGATTATAGCACCCCCCCTCACGAAGAGCTCTCGCGGGACCTCGTCAACAAACTGAAGCCTTATATCAG TTTCCTGAGTCAGTGTCGCCCTCTGTCGGCCAGCATGGGAAATGCGATTAAATGCATTAAGAAGGAGATCTTGAACACGAGCTCCTCCTGGGCGGAGGACGAG GCGAAGGCCACGCTGCTCTCCTACATCGACCGCTACATCCGCGAGAAGATCCACCTGGCGGCTCAGGCCATCTCCAAATACGCATCGGAGAAAATCAGCCAGGACGACGTCATTCTGGTTTACGGATG CTCCTCGCTGGTGACCTTCACGCTCTGCGAAGCGCATAAGAACGGGAAGAGCTTCCGTGTCATCGTGGCCGACAGCCGTCCGCGGCTGGAGGGGAGGGAGACCCTGCGGCGGCTGGTGAGCTGCGGCGTTCACTGCACGTACATTCTGATCGCCGCCATTTCCTACATTCTGCCGGAG GTATCCAAAGTGTTCCTAGGGGCCCACGCGCTGCTGGCCAACGGATACGTCATGTCCCGCGTGGGCACGTCACAGATCGCTCTGCTAGCCAAAGCCCACAACGTGCCGGTCCTCGTCTGCTGCGAGACCTACAAGTTTTGCGAGAAGGTCCAGACGGACTCCTTCGTGTCCAACGAGCTGG ATGACCCCGATGACCTGATCCTGAGCCGGAAGGGCAGGTGTCCCCTGAAGCAGTGGGAGAAGAACCCCTCGCTGCGGCTCCTGAACCTGGTGTACGACGTCACGCCGCCCGATCTGGTGGATCTGGTGATCACGGACCTGGGGATGATCCCGTGCACCTCTGTGCCCGTCGTGCTGCGGGTCAAGAGCGGGGAGCAGTAG
- the EIF2B4 gene encoding translation initiation factor eIF-2B subunit delta isoform X1: MCPPAAGLRCVLAEISDRESRGGENKAAGMEASERGGSKVKKTEHHHVKVDGPELSKEEKLRLRKEKKQQKKNKEKSPAEPTKDAPKVASTLPHTQPATPPATLPTNVAPPAGAAVEVPAGGGKSKSELRAERRAKQEAERAHKQQKKTEVGPVPGQNKVKTAPVEVKRLPERVQVDDPAAQKKLAKKLERQQAVAGRRCSPAPEVQVPLRQDYGAKVSMFSHLHQYSRRIPLTQQMSIPSSVIHPAVVRLGLQYSQGIISGSNSRCIALLHCFKQVIRDYSTPPHEELSRDLVNKLKPYISFLSQCRPLSASMGNAIKCIKKEILNTSSSWAEDEAKATLLSYIDRYIREKIHLAAQAISKYASEKISQDDVILVYGCSSLVTFTLCEAHKNGKSFRVIVADSRPRLEGRETLRRLVSCGVHCTYILIAAISYILPEVSKVFLGAHALLANGYVMSRVGTSQIALLAKAHNVPVLVCCETYKFCEKVQTDSFVSNELDDPDDLILSRKGRCPLKQWEKNPSLRLLNLVYDVTPPDLVDLVITDLGMIPCTSVPVVLRVKSGEQ, encoded by the exons ATGTGTCCTCCGGCCGCGGGGCTGCGCTGTGTGCTCGCGGAGATCAGTGACAGGGAGTCCCGGGGAGGAGAAAACAAGGCAGCAGGCATGGAGGCCTCCGAACGCG GAGGCAGTAAAGTGAAGAAGACAGAGCATCACCATGTGAAG GTGGACGGTCCAGAGCTGTCCAAGGAGGAGAAGCTTCGCCTtcgaaaagaaaagaaacagcagaaaaagaaCAAGGAAAAAAGCCCAGCTGAGCCTACCAAGGATGCTCCAAAGGTTGCAAGCACGTTACCGC ATACCCAGCCCGCCACCCCccctgccactctgcccaccaaTGTGGCGCCACCTGCAGGTGCAGCGGTTGAGGTGCCTGCTGGAGGAGGGAAGAGTAAGTCGGAGCTGCGAGCCGAGCGGCGGGCCAAGCAAGAGGCAGAGCGTGCGCATAAGCAACAGAAGAAGACAGAGGTCGGCCCGGTGCCGGGGCAGAACAAGGTCAAGACGGCACCAGTTGAAG TAAAGCGTCTTCCTGAACGCGTCCAAGTGGATGACCCGGCGGCACAGAAGAAGCTGGCAAAGAAACTGGAACGTCAGCAG GCGGTGGCGGGCAGGCGGTGCTCTCCGGCCCCGGAGGTGCAG GTTCCTCTCCGCCAGGACTACGGGGCCAAGGTCAGCATGTTCTCCCATCTCCACCAGTACAGCCGGAGGATTCCTCTCACGCAGCAGATGAG TATCCCGTCTTCCGTGATACACCCGGCGGTGGTCCGACTCGGCCTGCAGTACTCTCAGGGAATCATCAGCGGCTCCAACTCTCGCTGCATTGCGCTGCTGCACTGCTTCAAACAG GTCATTCGGGATTATAGCACCCCCCCTCACGAAGAGCTCTCGCGGGACCTCGTCAACAAACTGAAGCCTTATATCAG TTTCCTGAGTCAGTGTCGCCCTCTGTCGGCCAGCATGGGAAATGCGATTAAATGCATTAAGAAGGAGATCTTGAACACGAGCTCCTCCTGGGCGGAGGACGAG GCGAAGGCCACGCTGCTCTCCTACATCGACCGCTACATCCGCGAGAAGATCCACCTGGCGGCTCAGGCCATCTCCAAATACGCATCGGAGAAAATCAGCCAGGACGACGTCATTCTGGTTTACGGATG CTCCTCGCTGGTGACCTTCACGCTCTGCGAAGCGCATAAGAACGGGAAGAGCTTCCGTGTCATCGTGGCCGACAGCCGTCCGCGGCTGGAGGGGAGGGAGACCCTGCGGCGGCTGGTGAGCTGCGGCGTTCACTGCACGTACATTCTGATCGCCGCCATTTCCTACATTCTGCCGGAG GTATCCAAAGTGTTCCTAGGGGCCCACGCGCTGCTGGCCAACGGATACGTCATGTCCCGCGTGGGCACGTCACAGATCGCTCTGCTAGCCAAAGCCCACAACGTGCCGGTCCTCGTCTGCTGCGAGACCTACAAGTTTTGCGAGAAGGTCCAGACGGACTCCTTCGTGTCCAACGAGCTGG ATGACCCCGATGACCTGATCCTGAGCCGGAAGGGCAGGTGTCCCCTGAAGCAGTGGGAGAAGAACCCCTCGCTGCGGCTCCTGAACCTGGTGTACGACGTCACGCCGCCCGATCTGGTGGATCTGGTGATCACGGACCTGGGGATGATCCCGTGCACCTCTGTGCCCGTCGTGCTGCGGGTCAAGAGCGGGGAGCAGTAG